DNA sequence from the Methanofollis formosanus genome:
GAAATGGCAGAACAGATCCGAAGATGAGGGGACGGCATGATATGATCATTATGCGGTTCTGTTTTCATGACCCCGAAGATAGAACCGGGACGGGAACAGGTCGATCAATTTTCAGAGGGATCACGCGCTCCGTGCCGTCCCCCCCTATCTTCTCGCGAGACGGCAGAACAGATCCGAAGATGAGGGGACGGCATGATATGATCATTATGCGGTTCTGTTTTCATGACCCCGAAGATAGAACCGGGACGGGAACAGGCCGATCAATTTTCAGAGAGATCACGCGCCGTGCCGTCCCCTGCACTATCTTCTCGCGAAATGGCGGAACAGATCCGAAGATGAGGGGGACGGCATGATATGATCATTATGCGGTTCTGTTTTCATGACCCCGAAGATAGAACCGGGACGGGAACAGGTCGATCAATTTTCAGAGAGATCACGCGCCGTGCCGTCCCCCGCACTATCTTTTCGCGAAATAGCAGAACAGATCCGAAGATGAGGGGGACGGCACGTTCTGATCATCGTACTCGCCCCGTCGGCATGACCCCGAAGATAGAACCGGGACGGGAACAGGTCGATCAATTTTCAGAGAGATCACGCGCTCCGTGCCGTCCCCCGCACTATCTTCTCGCGAGACGGCAGAACAGATCCGAAGATGAGGGGACGGCATGATATGATCATTATGCGGTTCTGTTTTCATGACCCCGAAGATAGAACCGGGACGGGAACAGGTCGATCCATTTTCAGCGGGATCACGCGCTCCGTGCCGTCCCCCGCACTATCTTTTCGCGAAATACTGGTGACGAATCGGTGAAGAGGGGGACAGCAGGGTTGATCATGACGCCGTCCCGTCACCGTGACCCCGAAGATCGAACCGGGGATGCAGGGCGATGACGATATTACCTGATCAACATGCCCCTCACACCATCTCACGAGGAGAGCGATCACCGGCCCCGACAGAGGTATCCTTTTCTATCAGGCCGCCGGATGCTCACGCATGGTCTATCACGAACGGATCACGGTGACCACCAGGGGCGAGGGCGACATCGTCGACCTCACCCCGGCGGTGCACCGGTGCGTGGAGGCAAGCGGGACGGAGAACGGGGTCTGCACCCTCTTCGTCGTCGGTTCGACGGCGGCGATCTCGACGATCGAGTACGAGGACGGGGTGCTCGACGACCTGCGGGGCGCCCTCGAGCGGGTCGCTCCTTCGGACATCGTCTATGCCCATGACCGGCGGTGGGGCGATGGCAACGGACGGTCGCATGTGCGTGCCTCGTTCGTCGGCCCTTCGCTCACCCTGCCGGTGGAGAACGGGTCGCCAGTGCTCGGCACCTGGCAGCAGGTCGTCCTCCTGGAACTTGATATCAGGCAGCGCCGTGAAAGAACTGTGGTCTGTACGGTGCTGCCGTGAAAAATGGATCTCAGATTGAGCCCGGAAAAAGAGTTTCCGGGGTATTCTGTTCAGTCAAGCGGAATCGTTTCAAGCTGTGAGACCAGTTCCCAGATCCGGGTGCGGGCGTGAACCGGCATGTTGGGATCGTTGGAGACCTCGTCGATGGTCGAGATGGCCTCAGCCGCACGCAGGCCGATGCTCTTGTTCTCGTTCATGAGAAGAGACTTGGTTTCGTCAGCAACCCTGCGGATGTTACGAGGGATGGTGTTGTCTTCAGAAATATGCTGAAGCATCTGAATACACACATTTATGGTTTCCTCTGGTGTGGCCATTGACAATCACCCTTTATTACTATATACCCCAGGTTCTTATATACATTGATTTATCAGACCCCCCGGTGACAGTGATGACAGAGCGAAAACCAGAGGATATCATGGCCGAATACCTCCTGAAAGGAGGTAAAATGCTTGCTAAAGAGTGCAAGACCTGCGGATCTCCGATGTTCGAGTACAAGGGGGAGACGCTCTGTGTCGTCTGCGCAGAGAGGGCGGTACAGGAGGAGCGCACGCCGACCGCACCGGTGCCTGCCGTCCCTGCCGCACCGCCGACCGCACCCCCCGCGAGGGCCGGCACGGCCGAGGCCGGGATCGAGGCGGCGGTCGCCGCCCTCTGCGAGCGGGTCGAAGGGGAAACCGACGAGCGCCGGTGCCTTACTCTGATGCAGGCGGTGCTCGCCGGCGCCGAGGCGCTCAAACTCCTTCGTCACTCATAAGGCCGACTGGAAACGTCCCTGATCCCCTCGGCCCTCTTCTTCCCGATCCCTTTCACCTGGCTCAGGTCGTCGACGCCGGCGTCGATGACCGCCTGCACCGATCCGAAATGTTCGAGGAGGGCGCGCGCGTGTTTGAGCCCGACCTCGGGGAAGGCCGCGACCACGTATTCCTGCTCCTCACGCGCGGTCCGGTACGACTTTTTCGGCTGGACTGTCCGTTCGGTCCGCTCGCTCCCCTCTCTCCTGGCGATGACGGCGAGCATCTCCGCGGTCTCGTCGGCGCTCCTGGTGAAGAGGACCGAGACGCCGAGGTCGAGGGTGATCGCGGCGAGCGCACCCCTGATGGCGTTGGGGTGGATGTCCCGCGCCGCATAGAGGTCCTCCTCGCCCTCGACGATGAGGACCGGGCGGACGGCCGCCGAGGCCAGGGCCCGCACCTGTCCCAGGAGGTCGCGCTCGACCAGGGTGTCGGCAAAGTCCCGCACCGTCTTGCGCTCCACCAGCACCCGGTCGCCGACGGCGTAGTCGCCGACCTCCAGGCGGGTGAGCGTCAGACGAAGCCCCAGGTCGGAGAGGACTTCCGCGACCCGCGAGGAGGTCTCGCGGTCGTCGACGGTGATCGACGGACCTTCGGGTTCCGGGTCGGGAGCGGGTGCGGCGGCAAAGGCGCCGATGCTCGTCTGCCCGGATGCCGGCGAGACGGGCGAGATCGGCCCGCCGTTGTTCCCGAGTTTCTTGATCCCCCTGAGCATCTGCCGCTCGCGGTTGAGGCTCACGTACTTGTAGACCTCGTCCGAGGTGCCCTTCGTGGTGAGCACCACGATTCGTCCCGAACCGCTCCGCCCGGTCCGCCCCTTCCGCTGGATGCTCCGGATCTCCGAGGGGACCGCCTCATAAAAGATGACCAGGTCGGTGGACGGGACGTCCAGGCCCTCCTCCCCGACTGAGGTGGCAACGATCACCGGGAACTCGCCCTCCCGGAACCGCCGCAACACCTCGATCTGCTGCTTCTGGGTAAGTCCCTTCTCGGCGTCTTTGGTCGCCTGCCCGACGAAGCGTTCGGCATGGACGCCGGCCGCTGTAAGGGCGTCGACCAGGTGGCCGACCGTGTCCCTGAAACTGGCAAAGACGATGGTCCGGCTCTCCGGGTGCTCGCGCACCTCCTCGAGGACCAGGTCGACGGTCAGCCCCACCTTGGGGTGGAGTTCGGTCTCCCACCCGGCGGCGCGGGTGCAGAGCCGGCGGAAGACCGGGTCTCCGGCAAGCCGTTTGCTCGCCTTCGTCCCCGAACCCGACCGCCCCTCTGAGAACAGTTTCTCCAGATACGTCCGCAGGGCCGCACTCCCCTGCGACTCGGCGAGGGAGACGGCGTGCCTCACCTTCATCACCTCGGCGTACACCGAGGCCGCCATGAATCCTGCGGGATCGCGCTGTGCGATCCTAGCCTGCACCTGGGCGTTGAGGGCGTTGAGCGCCTTCATCGAGAGTTTCTCGCGCGCAGGCACCCTGAACCCCGCCTCGCCGAGGGCGTTGAGGCGCGAGTCCAGGAGACGGTTGAGGTCGCCGACGGCCGCGGCAAGTTCGTCGGGGAGGTCGACCGAGAGATAGTCCACCTCGCGCTCGTGGATGTACGGACGAACATCGTCGTCCTGCTCGGTCCGCGTCTCCACCTGCACGACGCCGAGGTTTGCCATCACCTCCTCCACCTTCCCGTGGTCTCCTCCCGGCGAGGCAGTCATCGCAAGAAGAAGCGGTTTCCCGGCTGTCGTCAGGTACCGGCGCGCCAGAAAGACATACGCATAGTTCCCGACCGCCCGGTGGCACTCGTCCACCACCAGGAGCGTGACCCCACTCAGGTCGTAGCGCCCGGCGATGAGGTCGTTCTTCACCACCTGCGGAGTGGCAAAGACCGCCTGTGCGCGTTCCCAGATCGCCGTGCGTTCGTCGGGCGCGGTATCCCCGGTAAACAGTGCGCAGGCGCCGTCAGGGAGCCTGAGCCGCTCTGAGAAGAAACGGAGGTGCTGCTCGACGAGCGGTTTGGTCGGGGCAAGCACCAGGAGCCGGCCCCCCTCCTGGTACAGCCTGGACGCCGCGGTGATCAGGGCGACGGCGGTCTTGCCAAGGCCGGTGGGCAGGACCACCATCGTGCAGGCGTCGAGGGCCTGGAGCGCGATGGCAAGTTGGTATCGCCGCTCTTCCAGACACTCGGGCCTGATGAGAGGGTGGCTGATGTACTTCATTCTGACTTCAGGTCGGCGAAGGTGGTGCGGCCCCTGATGAGTGCGAGGATCGTCGGGACCAGGTCGTCGATCATGACCCGCACCTGCGTCATGGAGTCGCGGTCACGGAGGGTGACCGTGCCCGCCTCCTTCGTCTCGGTGTCGACGGTCACCGCGAACGGCGTCCCGACCTCGTCCTGCCGGCGGTACCGGCGGCCGATCGCACCGTTGTCGTCGTAGTCGGCGAGGACCCCGGCGTCCTGGAGGTCGACGGTGATCTCTCTGGCGATGGTGTCGAGGCCGTCCTTGTTCACGAGCGGGAAGACCGCCACCTGCACCGGAGCGATGCAGGGGGCGAGGCGGAGCACCTTGCGCACCTCGCCGTCGACCTCCTCCTCGTCATAGGCATGCTCCAGGACCGAGTAGATCATCCGGTCGATCCCGTACGAGGGTTCGATGACATGGGGCATCACCTCGGCGCC
Encoded proteins:
- a CDS encoding secondary thiamine-phosphate synthase enzyme YjbQ codes for the protein MVYHERITVTTRGEGDIVDLTPAVHRCVEASGTENGVCTLFVVGSTAAISTIEYEDGVLDDLRGALERVAPSDIVYAHDRRWGDGNGRSHVRASFVGPSLTLPVENGSPVLGTWQQVVLLELDIRQRRERTVVCTVLP
- a CDS encoding UPF0147 family protein, encoding MATPEETINVCIQMLQHISEDNTIPRNIRRVADETKSLLMNENKSIGLRAAEAISTIDEVSNDPNMPVHARTRIWELVSQLETIPLD
- a CDS encoding Sjogren's syndrome/scleroderma autoantigen 1 family protein; amino-acid sequence: MTERKPEDIMAEYLLKGGKMLAKECKTCGSPMFEYKGETLCVVCAERAVQEERTPTAPVPAVPAAPPTAPPARAGTAEAGIEAAVAALCERVEGETDERRCLTLMQAVLAGAEALKLLRHS
- a CDS encoding DEAD/DEAH box helicase codes for the protein MKYISHPLIRPECLEERRYQLAIALQALDACTMVVLPTGLGKTAVALITAASRLYQEGGRLLVLAPTKPLVEQHLRFFSERLRLPDGACALFTGDTAPDERTAIWERAQAVFATPQVVKNDLIAGRYDLSGVTLLVVDECHRAVGNYAYVFLARRYLTTAGKPLLLAMTASPGGDHGKVEEVMANLGVVQVETRTEQDDDVRPYIHEREVDYLSVDLPDELAAAVGDLNRLLDSRLNALGEAGFRVPAREKLSMKALNALNAQVQARIAQRDPAGFMAASVYAEVMKVRHAVSLAESQGSAALRTYLEKLFSEGRSGSGTKASKRLAGDPVFRRLCTRAAGWETELHPKVGLTVDLVLEEVREHPESRTIVFASFRDTVGHLVDALTAAGVHAERFVGQATKDAEKGLTQKQQIEVLRRFREGEFPVIVATSVGEEGLDVPSTDLVIFYEAVPSEIRSIQRKGRTGRSGSGRIVVLTTKGTSDEVYKYVSLNRERQMLRGIKKLGNNGGPISPVSPASGQTSIGAFAAAPAPDPEPEGPSITVDDRETSSRVAEVLSDLGLRLTLTRLEVGDYAVGDRVLVERKTVRDFADTLVERDLLGQVRALASAAVRPVLIVEGEEDLYAARDIHPNAIRGALAAITLDLGVSVLFTRSADETAEMLAVIARREGSERTERTVQPKKSYRTAREEQEYVVAAFPEVGLKHARALLEHFGSVQAVIDAGVDDLSQVKGIGKKRAEGIRDVSSRPYE